GTTTTGAAAATGATGGAAGTTTTTTGGTTCTTGGTAGCTCTGGCTGGCGCGGTCTATGCTTGTTATCAGATACATACCATTGGTTTATCGGAAGGATACGTATTTTTATTAGTACCTTTTGTAGCGGGAATAATGTTTATCTTAAGAAGATTACGCAGGAAATCGATCGAGCAAGAGAATTCGTGATTCTGCTTTTATATAAATGAGTAGTTCGTTAACAATACTTCTTACCCTCTTATTTTCATCCTTTTTTTCTGGGATGGAAATCGCCTTTGTTTCGGCCAATCGGTTGAAAATTGAGTTGGAAAATAAACAAGGAAAACTAAGTGCAAGAATACTCTCCAAGTTCATTAAAAAACCTGCTTGGTTTATTGGAGCGATGCTCGTTGGGAACAACGTTTCGTTAGTCATTTATGGAATAGCAATGGCAGGTATAATTGAGCCTGTAGTTCAAATTTATATCCAATCGCATTCCGTAGTTCTTACAGTTCAAATAGTAATCTCTACCTTATTAGTATTGGTGGCAGCCGAGTTTTTGCCAAAAACGATATTCAGAATCGATCCGAATCGAATATTGAATCTCTTTGCGATACCAGCTTTCATAATTTATTACATGCTATTCTTTACAGGTATAGTTTGGTTAATCATAAGATTGTCGGATTTTTTATTGAGGAATATTCTAGGAGTATCTGTTTCAGAAGACGAAGAGGTCGTATTTGGTAGATTAGACTTGGACGCTTATCTGAAAGAAGCAGCTACTGGGGATGAAGAAAAGGTTGATCAGGAAATTCAGATAATTCAAAATGTACTCGATTTCTCGAAGATTAAAATAAGGGAATGTATGGTTCCGAGAACTGAAATTATTGCTCTTCCTATCGATGCATCAATAGAAACTTTGCGTAAGAAGTTTATAGAGACATGGCATTCAAAAATTCTAGTTTATAAGGATTCGTTGGATGATATAATAGGATATGTGCATGTATATGACGTATTTAAAGATACAGATACATTAAAGTCTTCCCTGCGGCCTTTGTTATGGATTTCGGAAGCAATGACTGCAAATGAACTCTTAGGCCAGTTTATTCAACAACGCAAGAGTATAGCGGTTGTACTCGATGAATTTGGAGGAACATCAGGTATTGTTACCATCGAGGATGTTGTTGAAGAAATATTTGGAGAAATCGAGGACGAACACGATGTCGAAAAACAGACTGAGAAGAAAATTGGTGAAAATGAATTCATTTTTTCTGCTAGAGTAGAAATAGACTATTTAAATGATGAGTATAAGTTTAATATTCCTGTATCAGATGAATATGAAACATTAGGGGGATATATCGTCCATCACCTGCAGAATATCCCAAT
The nucleotide sequence above comes from Flavobacteriales bacterium. Encoded proteins:
- a CDS encoding HlyC/CorC family transporter, with the protein product MSSSLTILLTLLFSSFFSGMEIAFVSANRLKIELENKQGKLSARILSKFIKKPAWFIGAMLVGNNVSLVIYGIAMAGIIEPVVQIYIQSHSVVLTVQIVISTLLVLVAAEFLPKTIFRIDPNRILNLFAIPAFIIYYMLFFTGIVWLIIRLSDFLLRNILGVSVSEDEEVVFGRLDLDAYLKEAATGDEEKVDQEIQIIQNVLDFSKIKIRECMVPRTEIIALPIDASIETLRKKFIETWHSKILVYKDSLDDIIGYVHVYDVFKDTDTLKSSLRPLLWISEAMTANELLGQFIQQRKSIAVVLDEFGGTSGIVTIEDVVEEIFGEIEDEHDVEKQTEKKIGENEFIFSARVEIDYLNDEYKFNIPVSDEYETLGGYIVHHLQNIPMLNDRVEIENLHFIITSVEKTHIEKVYLEVKEKEVK